The following proteins are co-located in the Haliotis asinina isolate JCU_RB_2024 chromosome 13, JCU_Hal_asi_v2, whole genome shotgun sequence genome:
- the LOC137260145 gene encoding chymotrypsinogen A-like: protein MMSPLVVLVLTCLVHSSVQQTECETQYGGHCRGLFGTSCNPGELQTLSHCGFLSFCCYPDPTTTHVTQAPGQVSHGNGQCGVPDVSRIVGGSQAAAGEFPWQVSLQYRQAHMCGGTLIDDQWIATAAHCFEDTDMGSWDVVMGGIDNYHVYQSQVHKIERIITHASFNGKTNSHDIAMVKLTQPVSMGKMLKPACLPAAGESFDNVVCTVSGWGANHYDGPGTRYLEKVNVPVITNSMCKYYLGNVIFDHNICAGLSAGGKDACQGDSGGPMVCKTGGVWKLAGIVSWGYGCGDRATPGVYTRVSSFLSWIEGVKAKY, encoded by the exons ATGATGTCTCCCCTCGTCGTCCTGGTACTCACGTGTCTTGTACATAGTAGTGTTCAACAAACAG AATGCGAGACGCAATATGGCGGCCATTGCCGTGGTCTGTTCGGTACATCCTGTAACCCCGGGGAACTTCAGACGCTCAGCCACTGTGGCTTCCTCAGTTTCTGCTGCTACCCCGACCCCACCACCACCCATGTCACTCAGGCACCCGGACAAGTCTCCCACGGAAATG GGCAGTGTGGTGTCCCAGATGTCAGCAGGATAGTTGGAGGATCGCAAGCTGCAGCTGGGGAGTTCCCATGGCAG GTGTCCCTGCAGTACAGACAAGCTCACATGTGTGGAGGCACTCTGATCGACGACCAATGGATTGCTACTGCTGCTCACTGTTTCGAAGA TACCGATATGGGAAGTTGGGACGTCGTGATGGGCGGCATCGACAACTACCACGTCTACCAGTCCCAGGTACACAAGATTGAGCGCATCATCACTCATGCAAGCTTCAACGGCAAAACGAATTCTCACGACATAGCAATGGTGAAACTCACGCAGCCAGTGAGTATGGGTAAAATGTTGAAGCCTGCATGTCTTCCGGCCGCAGGGGAGAGCTTTGACAACGTCGTCTGCACCGTATCTGGATGGGGAGCAAACCATTACG ATGGACCTGGCACCCGCTATCTCGAGAAGGTCAACGTCCCTGTCATCACCAACAGCATGTGTAAATACTACCTCGGTAACGTGATCTTTGACCACAACATCTGTGCCGGGCTCTCTGCAGGGGGGAAGGACGCTTGTCAG GGAGATTCTGGAGGTCCCATGGTCTGTAAAACTGGAGGTGTTTGGAAACTGGCGGGTATTGTTTCGTGGGGATACGGATGTGGAGACAGAGCGACACCCGGTGTCTACACACGTGTGTCCTCCTTCCTCAGCTGGATTGAAGGTGTCAAGGCCAAATACTAA